In a genomic window of Vigna angularis cultivar LongXiaoDou No.4 chromosome 6, ASM1680809v1, whole genome shotgun sequence:
- the LOC128197540 gene encoding uncharacterized protein LOC128197540: MENQVEVQEGIEADIQQLKGQISRILEALNALQIPGDPSAQRLQQEVPEAQTFPSYGLPPNYTPPSGMNSGHLDTQKVEDNTVEVEDEPGATTFTIPRQIIQPGIESMMMKKQPKTKSPSCVITPGDFKDDRSRLEVLEKRLRAIEGEGSFEFEDAKKLCLVHDVVIPPRFRMPEFEKYRGNTCPRGHITMYCRKMAAYVHDEKLLIHFFQESLTGMALTWYMRLESTHIYSWKDLVNAFLKQYEYNKYLTLDRLQLQNVVKKESESFREYAQRWRESAAQVEPPLSDKEMTIIFLNTLQTPFYEHMIGSVSLSFTDIVVIGERVESGIRSGKIALGPELVASLNGYGLRHEKGKKRRANSHFTAYPQMSHSYGSSRATERRNYNRDERVANFTPIPMTYTELLPDLLRRNLMKICPTRPIRPPYPKNYDVNARCDYHAGTCGHSTEACKALKHKVQFLIDSGCLKFEEM; encoded by the coding sequence atggagaaccaagtaGAAGTTCAAGAAGGAATAGAAGCCGATATCCAACAGCTGAAAGGACAAATCAGTCGAATCTTAGAAGCCCTGAATGCCTTACAAATCCCCGGAGATCCATCCGCACAAAGACTACAACAAGAAGTTCCAGAAGcacaaactttcccttcctatggtcttcCCCCGAATTATACTCCACCCTCAGGAATGAACTCGGGCCATCTTGACACTCAAAAGGTCGAAGATAATACAGTTGAGGTAGAAGACGAGCCTGGGGCAACCACTTTCACAATTCCTAGGCAGATTATCCAACCAGGTATTGAAAGCATGATGATGAAAAAACAACCTAAGACGAAGTCTCCATCTTGTGTCATTACACCAGGAGATTTTAAAGATGATAGGAGCAGATTAGAAGTCCTTGAGAAGAGGTTGAGAGCCATAGAGGGtgaaggaagttttgaatttgaagatgCTAAAAAACTGTGTTTAGTTCATGATGTGGTGATACCTCCAAGGTTCAGGATGCCAGAATTTGAGAAATATCGGGGAAATACTTGCCCGAGGGGCCATATAACTATGTACTGCAGGAAAATGGCAGCTTATGTCCACgatgaaaaacttttgattcattTCTTTCAAGAAAGTTTAACTGGCATGGCTCTAACTTGGTACATGCGTTTGGAATCGACTCACATCTACTCATGGAAAGATCTGGTTAACGCATTTCTAAAGCagtatgaatataataaatatctaaCACTTGACAGATTACAACTGCAAAACGTAGTGAAGAAAGAGTCTGAATCATTCAGAGAATATGCCCAAAGGTGGAGAGAAAGTGCTGCTCAAGTAGAACCGCCTCTGAGCGACAAGGAGATGACTATCATATTTTTGAATACTTTGCAAACCCCATTTTATGAACACATGATAGGCAGCGTTTCCTTAAGTTTTACTGACATAGTAGTAATTGGAGAGAGGGTTGAGAGTGGCATAAGAAGTGGAAAAATTGCACTCGGCCCAGAGCTAGTAGCCAGTCTAAACGGGTATGGTCTTAGACATGAGAAAGGTAAGAAGCGAAGAGCTAATTCCCATTTTACTGCCTATCCTCAAATGTCACATTCCTATGGGTCTAGTCGAGCCACTGAACGAAGAAATTACAATCGTGATGAGAGGGTCGCCAATTTCACTCCTATCCCCATGACCTATACGGAGTTACTACCAGATCTTCTCCGTAGAAACCTCATGAAGATTTGTCCAACTAGGCCTATACGACCTCCGTACCCAAAGAACTATGACGTAAATGCCAGGTGTGATTATCATGCAGGAACGTGTGGACATTCAACTGAGGCATGCAAGGCTCTAAAGCATAAAGTGCAATTTTTGATCGATTcaggatgtttaaagtttgaagaaatgtAA